The region AGCAGGACCTGATGGAAGACAGGCAGCCAGTCAGCTGGTTCAAGTCGCCTTGGCTCTATGTGGAGTGCTACATGTACAGGAAGATCCAGGAGGCCTTGTGGCTCAGGTGATGATAAACTTGGTTACTGATCTAAATCTGAACCTTGTTCACCTCAATtcagtgtgagagacagaagctAGTATGATTTCATTTCACTAGATATGTAAGCAAAAGTAAAcctttcaattcaagtttatttttatagcgctttttacaatggacattgtctcaaagcagctttacagaacataaacatagaacaaaaggttaatataaagattaatataacacaaaattcattcattctctaccgcttatccgaactacctcggggagcctgtgcctatctcaggcgtcattgggcatcaaggcaggatacagtctggacggagtgccaacccatcgcagggcacacacacacactctcattcactcacgcaatcacacactacggacaattttccagagatgccaatcaacctaccatgcatgtctttggaccgggggaggaaaccggagtacccagaggaaaccccagaggcacggggagaacatgcaaactccacacacacaaggcggaggcgggaatcaaacccccaaccctggaggtgtgaggcgaacgtgctaaccactaagccaccgtgcccccctaacaCAAAATtcgagattaatattagatatatttaaatgtgcttgtatttatcgccaatgaacaagtctgaggtgactgaggtgactgtggggaggaaaaactcccttagatggaagaggaagaaaccttgagagaaaccagactcaatggGGAACCTCAttttcatttgggtgacactggagggtgtgattattaatatacagtaaaacaaatgttgtataaacctttttcttttgtttttatcaaaGTCCTCCGATCGGCGATTTTGATGCCTTTAAGGAAGTAAAAACGAAGAGCTTCTTCGAGTCCCAGCAAGCGATCATCTCACTCTGTACGTACCTCCGAGAGATCCTCGCCAACACGGACACCTCGAAGAAGGAATCAGTGTTCGAACAGTTCCTCAGGTTTCTGCAGGTCAGTATATTCTTCAGTAGACACTTTCATCACTCATAATGTTGATGAGTGAatgtcttcctcatgtctcactccacagtggtgttaatatgaagctcatatgaaaatagacactcaggactttaagaacgTGTAGAgattcatcactatttctgtatGAAATATAGtatttctctacaatactagaggtgatattttcatagaaaagattcagtaaatttttttctaaacacaatgtttgtatcttcagagtaaatgttgatattaaacccatttctgctctctgagatgctccaagtgtttgttctaaaaagcagctcagatttctcttcaacactaaaattcagtgtaagattttatttaagatgtaagatttattttagatcagactctcAGACGTCTCGAGAGAAAACGTCTCGAAAAATCAGCCGGTCACCTTTCAAATAGGTCATTTTGGTTCCATACCCAAAGTTTTGGTGTCCTTACTCCATAGTAAGCTagaggtatttttttttcttcacattatTCGTATTTTTAGACAGGATTAACATCACATGACTCTGGTCTGCGATTGCGTGCGAAAGGTAATCGAACGAACTGAGAGAGAGTCCTGAGAGAGTTTCCACTTGGTTGTGTCTCATTACAGTAGAAAAAAGTGTTCTGTGGTTGAAGATTTTGctcaaattaaaagaaaataagtataaataagtaGCCAAAATATTGTTGAACAACACTTAAATAAAGTTATGATGGGTTTTGGTTGTTAAATAACTCTGTGTACCAAGtttaaaggcgcctttaaaCTTGGTACACAGAGTTATTTAACAACCAAAACCTATCATAACTTTATTTAAGTGTTGTTCTACTTGAGTGAATAATCTGAATTCTCCTCACTGGTGTTTTGTTGATTTTGTCTTGCCGGATGTTCTCACAGGTGTCTCTGTGGGGAAACCGGTGCGATTTATCCATCTCAGCCGGCCAGGAAAACTCCCAGAAGACCAGTCCGATGGATTCGCTGTCGGATCTCCGGTGCTTCATCCTAGTAGATGATTCGGAGAAAGTCTGGTCCATGTTAACGTCTGTACAGGCTTCTGGAGGAACGGACAAGAGAGGATTCAGACTGGATATCATTCTAGACAACGCTGGTTTTGAGCTCATCTCTGATTTAGTACTCGCAGATTTCATGGTGTCTGTCGGCTTGGCAAAGGAAGTGCGTTTTCACGGCAAGTCCATCCCATGGTTTGTCTCAGATGTCACCAAACAGGATTTTGATTGGACCCTATCGCAAATGGCAGCGtccaatcacaatcacacatcGTTCTGCGGCGCCCAGTGGAAGCGGCACGTGAAAGACGGCACGTGGACGTATCATGACCATCGATTTTGGACTTTACCGCACGAGTTCTGCGACATGCCGGAAGATGCGGCGGATCTCTACTCCACGCTGCAGGGTTCCGATCTGATTCTGTTTAAAGGAGACCTGAATTACCGCCGGCTGACTGGTGACAGAACGTGGGAGCACACGGTGCCGTTCGAACGAGCGCTCAGGGGCTTCCTGCCTGCTCCTCTGTGCAGCATCAGGACTCTGAAGGCCAACGTACAGGTGGGATTAGAGCCGGGCCAGGCGGAGAAACTCACCTCTCAGGATGCCGAGTGGATGACCAGCGGCAGATACGCAGTGATTCAGTTCTGCAGTCAGAACAAAGAACAGCAGCAGGGTTCTTAAAGATGTCTAGAgaacaaaacattcattcatttcaatccagaataatttctctttaatgtgttgggtttttttttaattcttaataaGAGTCTTATCAGTTAACGTTTTCAGACATCCAGGTAGGTAACGTCCAACGTATCTGGACAACCTGAATATCCGTCCTCACACCTGATAGATGTTCAGTTTGgtaaaacctgaaaaaaaatgcGTTACATCAACCAACAGAACATTGAACTTCAGCGCGAGAGAGAAACCAACATGGAGGACGAACTGCCTTTAATACAATGATATAATTGTAATGTTTACTAACGTATGATGATGTAATTAATCGAGCGTACAGCGTTCGgctgtgcaaacacacacacacacactgtaccctCCTCCATTTCCTTATTTATTCGTAACGAATGATTAGTTGTATTGGTATcgtaaaataaaatgactgcTTTTCACTAAACTTTGTCGACATAGACTGCAAAGCTCACGTCTCATACATTTATGCCGTAGTCGGTCATGTTTTTGGAACGTTCACAATGCTGTagattttcttctttaaaaaaagctacaataaaaataaagctaataaagTCAACGTTAAGGGCAACTTTATAATAGAAATCCGATGCGCAGTCGTCCGTAACATCCGTAAACATTTACTAACATAACTTGAGGACGCATCCGACACGTCATGTACTTTAAATATAGACTTCTttggtttgttaaaaaaaaaaaatgaagtaaataactgtaaataaCAGACGTGAATGAATCCTGGCTCTCGAGGACGTTTGAGTATTTTTTCAGTTCGCCTTTAAGATGGTACCTCGAGTCCAGACACCTTGCCTTGTTTCTGCTTCAAAAATATTCTTTTGTCAGCATGTATTTAGTGCCAGAGCTTTTTTATGGATGTTAATTAATGTGAATCCTGGTGTTTCACTGTATTGATGGTGTTTTACTATTTTGCATGAATTGTGTTTAAAAGGACTGTAATAGAACTTGGGAAATGGGCTGGAGGTATGTTTTAGTGACGGGATGATagaggtttaacacacacactgtgtaaaaTCTAATGTTGTTTCATGTTTGGTATCTTTGTGTACAGCGTATGAGTGCGGTTCAGGGTCATTattgggagggaaaaaaaaggcaaaatattttataactcaACACACTTTCTTTGGCCATGGATAATAACCAAGGAGAAAAAACCcaacaatgtaataaaattaattaaacaattaaaagaacctcCAGACTGATGAGTTTGTTCCACATGCTGAACTTTAGACAGGATTTTAACTCTTAATTATTTGGGAcagaattaaaggtggggtctccgttgtttgaaagccaatgttgacatttgaaatcaccaaaacaaacacgcccctaacccaattGGGTatcacccctgtattgatagctccgcccacacatacatacgtaacccaggcaactaatggaaagaaatgtgtcttaagctgttactagcaaaacacggttgtagctgcctctctacattactacgatagaaaagaggtgttatttgtgtagtaacagcgtttaactcaggagttattgactcgggaaactccaatctgaatatgcggccaacttcccgctccttcagttctctccagcgctggaaagctgatcctatattaacacaggtcctacttcttgccttatcgtaagcctttctttgctttctttctttgtttttatcctccatgtcaatgttaaaaccgctttctgctaatgtcacacatgcgcactgaacactctctctgcccatattgacaagacacgcccctttctgctcattggctacacgttagttttgtttctgtcttgtttggcgccccgacgcagttttctgaagcatttctcaaacaacggagaccccacttttaacataatgtcatttttagCTCAAATTCTAATCAAGTGGCGAAAAGATGAAAAGCAGAACCGCACAAAATCTCATCGGCGAGGTGTAAAATAACTGCTAGCATACAGGAGCTTTATAGCACAAGCTTTATGTTCTTAAATTGTTAAGAAATGGAATTCTATTCAAAACATTGTccttaattaaataacaacatgGCGGACTTTTATTATGTTTTCAGTCGTGTTTAATGCTGTGGGtcgttagttcctgttctcctTTAtgctatagcagctataaacacgagcctctctttatttatttatttatttatttttttattattaagttacGAGTCCAAATAAAACCGCATTACAGAGAAACCTCAACGCGTAAGCTTGTTTATCCGCCACCTCGATTATGTACAATGTCTGCTGTGCAAATccatgtgaatgagctgttggtATAAAAACTAGCTGTAAAATATCAGACAGAGTGCATCAATAGGACACaaccttctgtccaatcagaaacGAGAATTACATACGACACCACATACCACACGCTTCAGACTCTAgctatgtgttttctttttccccctggTGATTTAGTTTTACCCCAACAAACAGATTCctgttaaaaaagcaaaaacaaatgaacctttatgatttaaattgaatttggaatggtgtgggcgtggcctaatttTCTATTCACAATTAAAGGTACCGTTTAAGCATTAACGCATAACAATTAGATTTTTTCCCAGCTTAGCCCTGCCCACTTTACATGGACTTTGACAAAAGTTCTACATTtctaatgtgttcattattaattattagatcaatacaaatattttgtaCATATTATTACAACAATCGAGCATTATCTTTGTTAGAAGTCATTTATCTTGTCAGGGTTTATTGCcatatttaaatttcaattgTGATGTCACTACTTCAGAACTATTCAGAGTGTTTACGCTCATTAACAGAGCAGTAAGTGGACTCAGAAGAACAGAATGTAAACTGGGACGTGGCACAGCCTTGAAAACCAGCCGTAAATGAGGGCCTCGTCCGTTTTTCGTCCTGTCTTAATCATACGTCCGTTTTTCCTCCTGTCTTTCTTCATCCTGTTAAAACGTTAAATGTAATCGCAACAATATGCACTCTCTTTTCTACAGCATGTTCCTTAGACAGATGGTGGTGAAGGTAAGTAAATTGTGTAAATGTGGATTTTGGCTCATTTGATTGACCCCTGATTGAGCAGGTGACCTTGTACAAATATTTGTCCACCAGAGCAGATGTCACGTTGTCATTTAAACTCTGTAGATAAGCTCTGGAATATCTTTAGACAAGACCAGGTTTCACTTTTATACCGTTCtgggttctgattggtcggaaggtgttgattcattctctGTTAACATGTTATGTTAGAACTCCAGCAGCTTTGATATAGTGTTTTTCTTCGAGttgtttatttacctttaattcaattaaattctttAGTTCTCTTATCAGACGTCGCAAAGAAGCTTTATGGAaatctgtgtgttctgtatatAAATGACCGTTTTTAAAATTGCGCCGCAATGGAGACCAGTTTCAGCACGGTGACATTAACA is a window of Tachysurus vachellii isolate PV-2020 chromosome 3, HZAU_Pvac_v1, whole genome shotgun sequence DNA encoding:
- the armt1 gene encoding damage-control phosphatase ARMT1, whose protein sequence is MAADQVFIPPPSLSAKFEGSFAYLTVRDRLPTILTKVIDTIHRNKNNFLEKHGQVGVDAEKRAISFLSKLRNELQTDKPILPLTDSADDTEVWNRYMQRQQDLMEDRQPVSWFKSPWLYVECYMYRKIQEALWLSPPIGDFDAFKEVKTKSFFESQQAIISLCTYLREILANTDTSKKESVFEQFLRFLQVSLWGNRCDLSISAGQENSQKTSPMDSLSDLRCFILVDDSEKVWSMLTSVQASGGTDKRGFRLDIILDNAGFELISDLVLADFMVSVGLAKEVRFHGKSIPWFVSDVTKQDFDWTLSQMAASNHNHTSFCGAQWKRHVKDGTWTYHDHRFWTLPHEFCDMPEDAADLYSTLQGSDLILFKGDLNYRRLTGDRTWEHTVPFERALRGFLPAPLCSIRTLKANVQVGLEPGQAEKLTSQDAEWMTSGRYAVIQFCSQNKEQQQGS